One window of the Pieris rapae chromosome 13, ilPieRapa1.1, whole genome shotgun sequence genome contains the following:
- the LOC110998320 gene encoding zinc finger CCCH domain-containing protein 14 isoform X1 translates to MDVVGSEIGQKMRSAIKAKLTELGCYVDDELPDYVMVMVANKRTQMQMEDDLQLFLADNTELFVNWLHQVLKKLQEVTVAAPLKIDKEKAKERSASKDRKSKEKKDKDKSRRSDFLKKSKKKEKEKLLHKKEKKSQKNKKEKRSKSHERIRPNIPPLLMNMEKNSEPSITDVFAGQILKNHGVNLDNYKDDIKITETKVLNKEKRQILPIIDPASMLEPDTNSSEPQNSDSNSIEVPRQSALKEMTEIEAKIQGLKQKLVEQLDSMSDDEDFLTIRTEAEELMNDFAEDVFQEISQPTKAALVVSGDTTIQKNTLKSIPKEPTDRPIEVPKVATERSKDSSAVEVLGIPRDPTETLPQIELNLPKRPIRERLGSRNPAKDAEVKETGKPLSPESFTPERETAEPVETRRADDGSAKRLTSKVCASVVRVRPRPRANASASNLLLRAVADAHKSLLNIPPKVETEPSRVKRALVLPMRRCVDPEKIVIRVAADGGSDEVHRFVSSARAKDEYSPISSSKRISDSAYVPTRNAVASAPASASAADDSLVVDAINIHNPTVDKDKDTQFIVTMDGYHPNAFLAKKLMTEGLLDDDGESEKLTPQTTKEKEINKKDKIEPVKTKLDDFKTDVEMAPVNDIVNEKKPEVNEEPKEKKEGPVSSAISQKKRLSDTSEDSGTQVIIKQEHEKVEKRKTDVVPSAIETGVPAVKKRRASPIVFDVDTKARDRDVRRERTVSASSDTQSISLTTVTDSNKYDAVPPLSQAVAGNERRGSWCRAFPSCRFGPSCAFVHPRCKFAASCTRRGCVYAHDAPSVASHVVPVANFKSVSSSIPNLCKFYPNCSNPSCHFYHPKPCRFGKGCANRLECNFYHADVPGKMYSL, encoded by the exons aTGATGAACTTCCTGACTATGTAATGGTGATGGTTGCTAACAAACGCACTCAGATGCAAATGGAGGATGACCTACAACTGTTTCTTGCAGATAATACAGAACTGTTTGTGAATTGGTTGCACCaggttttaaagaaattgcaAGAAGTGACAGTTGCTGCACCACTAA AAATCGACAAAGAGAAAGCAAAAGAAAGATCTGCATCAAAAGACAGaaaatcaaaagaaaagaaagataaAGACAAGTCAAGAAGgagtgattttttaaaaaaatcaaaaaagaaagaaaaagaaaagctTCTAcacaagaaagaaaaaaaatcacaaaagaACAAGAAAGAAAAGAGAAGTAAGAGCCATGAGCGCATCCGCCCAAATATTCCACCACTGTTAATGAATATGGAAAAAAATTCTGAACCCTCAATAACTGATGTTTTTGCTGGTCAAATCCTCAAAAATCATGGAGTCAACCTTGATAATTACAAAGACgacattaaaattacagaaaCTAAAgtcttaaataaagaaaagagaCAGATTCTACCAATAATAGATCCTGCTTCCATGTTGGAGCCAGACACAAACTCATCAGAACCACAAAATTCTGACTCAAATTCAATTGAAGTGCCGAGACAGAGTGCATTGAAagaaatgactgaaattgaaGCCAAAATACAAGGGTTAAAGCAGAAATTGGTGGAGCAATTGGATTCTATGTCTGATGATGAAGACTTTTTAACTATAAGAACTGAGGCCGAAGAGCTAATGAACGATTTTGCCGAGGATGTCTTTCAG GAAATTAGTCAACCAACGAAAGCGGCACTCGTCGTATCAGGAGATACAACgattcaaaaaaatacactaaaatCTATCCCGAAGGAACCGACGGACCGGCCCATCGAGGTCCCGAAGGTTGCCACGGAACGTTCAAAAGACAGTTCGGCCGTTGAAGTTTTAGGGATCCCCAGAGACCCCACGGAGACGTTGCCCCAAATCGAACTGAATCTCCCGAAACGCCCCATCAGGGAGCGGCTCGGCTCTCGCAATCCAGCCAAGGATGCGGAAGTCAAGGAGACGGGCAAACCCTTAAGCCCCGAAAG CTTCACTCCAGAAAGGGAGACGGCGGAGCCGGTCGAGACCAGAAGGGCGGACGACGGCAGCGCCAAGAGGCTCACTTCCAA AGTGTGCGCGTCCGTGGTGCGGGTCCGCCCTCGGCCCCGAGCCAACGCCTCCGCCTCCAACCTGCTGCTGAGGGCCGTCGCCGACGCGCACAAGAGCCTGCTCAAC ATTCCCCCCAAAGTGGAGACGGAGCCGTCCAGGGTGAAGCGGGCGTTGGTGCTGCCCATGCGCCGCTGCGTAGATCCCGAAAAGATCGTCATCCGCGTGGCCGCCGACGGAGGGAGCGACGAAGTGCA TAGGTTCGTGAGCAGCGCGAGGGCGAAGGACGAATACTCGCCGATTTCCTCGAGCAAGAGAATCTCGGACTCGGCCTACGTCCCCACTCGGAACGCCGTCGCCTCCGCCCCCGCTTCCGCCTCCGCCGCGGACGACTCGCTCGTAGTCGATGCCAT aaacatACACAATCCGACTGTCGACAAAGACAAAGACACACAATTCATAGTTACAATGGACGGTTACCACCCGAATGCGTTCCTGGCCAAAAAGCTTATGACGGAAGGTCTATTAGACGACGACGGTGAATCAGAAAAGCTAACTCCACAAACGACAAAGGAAAAAGAGAttaacaaaaaagataaaattgaaCCTGTGAAGACTAAATTAGATGACTTCAAAACGGACGTCGAAATGGCGCCGGTCAACGACATAGTCAACGAAAAGAAACCCGAAGTAAACGAGGAGCCGAAAGAGAAGAAAGAAGGCCCCGTCTCGTCGGCCATCAGTCAGAAGAAACGGTTGAGCGACACGAGCGAAGATAGCGGAACtcaagttattataaaacaggAACACGAAAAGGTCGAAAAGAGAAAAACGGACGTAGTACCGAGTGCGATAGAGACGGGCGTACCTGCGGTCAAAAAGAGAAGGGCGTCGCCGATAGTCTTCGACGTCGATACGAAAGCGAGAGACAGAGACGTGCGAAGAGAGAGGACGGTGAGCGCGAGCAGCGACACTCAGTCCATCTCGCTCACCACCGTCACCGACTCGAACAAATACGACGCGGTGCCTCCGC TGTCGCAGGCCGTGGCAGGCAACGAGCGACGGGGTTCGTGGTGCCGAGCCTTCCCTTCGTGCCGCTTCGGCCCTTCGTGCGCGTTCGTGCATCCTCGCTGCAAGTTCGCGGCCTCCTGCACCCGCCGAGGCTGCGTATACGCACACGACGCGCCCTCCGTGG CCTCCCACGTGGTCCCCGTCGCGAACTTCAAATCCGTTTCGAGTTCGATTCCCAACCTGTGCAAGTTTTATCCGAACTGCTCGAACCCTTCGTGCCACTTCTACCATCCGAAGCCCTGTCGCTTCGGAAAGGGCTGCGCTAACAGGCTCGAGTGCAATTTTTACCACGCAGACGTTCCGGGGAAGATGTATTCCctttga
- the LOC110998320 gene encoding zinc finger CCCH domain-containing protein 14 isoform X2: MDVVGSEIGQKMRSAIKAKLTELGCYVDDELPDYVMVMVANKRTQMQMEDDLQLFLADNTELFVNWLHQVLKKLQEVTVAAPLKIDKEKAKERSASKDRKSKEKKDKDKSRRSDFLKKSKKKEKEKLLHKKEKKSQKNKKEKRSKSHERIRPNIPPLLMNMEKNSEPSITDVFAGQILKNHGVNLDNYKDDIKITETKVLNKEKRQILPIIDPASMLEPDTNSSEPQNSDSNSIEVPRQSALKEMTEIEAKIQGLKQKLVEQLDSMSDDEDFLTIRTEAEELMNDFAEDVFQEISQPTKAALVVSGDTTIQKNTLKSIPKEPTDRPIEVPKVATERSKDSSAVEVLGIPRDPTETLPQIELNLPKRPIRERLGSRNPAKDAEVKETGKPLSPESFTPERETAEPVETRRADDGSAKRLTSKVCASVVRVRPRPRANASASNLLLRAVADAHKSLLNIPPKVETEPSRVKRALVLPMRRCVDPEKIVIRVAADGGSDEVQFVSSARAKDEYSPISSSKRISDSAYVPTRNAVASAPASASAADDSLVVDAINIHNPTVDKDKDTQFIVTMDGYHPNAFLAKKLMTEGLLDDDGESEKLTPQTTKEKEINKKDKIEPVKTKLDDFKTDVEMAPVNDIVNEKKPEVNEEPKEKKEGPVSSAISQKKRLSDTSEDSGTQVIIKQEHEKVEKRKTDVVPSAIETGVPAVKKRRASPIVFDVDTKARDRDVRRERTVSASSDTQSISLTTVTDSNKYDAVPPLSQAVAGNERRGSWCRAFPSCRFGPSCAFVHPRCKFAASCTRRGCVYAHDAPSVASHVVPVANFKSVSSSIPNLCKFYPNCSNPSCHFYHPKPCRFGKGCANRLECNFYHADVPGKMYSL, encoded by the exons aTGATGAACTTCCTGACTATGTAATGGTGATGGTTGCTAACAAACGCACTCAGATGCAAATGGAGGATGACCTACAACTGTTTCTTGCAGATAATACAGAACTGTTTGTGAATTGGTTGCACCaggttttaaagaaattgcaAGAAGTGACAGTTGCTGCACCACTAA AAATCGACAAAGAGAAAGCAAAAGAAAGATCTGCATCAAAAGACAGaaaatcaaaagaaaagaaagataaAGACAAGTCAAGAAGgagtgattttttaaaaaaatcaaaaaagaaagaaaaagaaaagctTCTAcacaagaaagaaaaaaaatcacaaaagaACAAGAAAGAAAAGAGAAGTAAGAGCCATGAGCGCATCCGCCCAAATATTCCACCACTGTTAATGAATATGGAAAAAAATTCTGAACCCTCAATAACTGATGTTTTTGCTGGTCAAATCCTCAAAAATCATGGAGTCAACCTTGATAATTACAAAGACgacattaaaattacagaaaCTAAAgtcttaaataaagaaaagagaCAGATTCTACCAATAATAGATCCTGCTTCCATGTTGGAGCCAGACACAAACTCATCAGAACCACAAAATTCTGACTCAAATTCAATTGAAGTGCCGAGACAGAGTGCATTGAAagaaatgactgaaattgaaGCCAAAATACAAGGGTTAAAGCAGAAATTGGTGGAGCAATTGGATTCTATGTCTGATGATGAAGACTTTTTAACTATAAGAACTGAGGCCGAAGAGCTAATGAACGATTTTGCCGAGGATGTCTTTCAG GAAATTAGTCAACCAACGAAAGCGGCACTCGTCGTATCAGGAGATACAACgattcaaaaaaatacactaaaatCTATCCCGAAGGAACCGACGGACCGGCCCATCGAGGTCCCGAAGGTTGCCACGGAACGTTCAAAAGACAGTTCGGCCGTTGAAGTTTTAGGGATCCCCAGAGACCCCACGGAGACGTTGCCCCAAATCGAACTGAATCTCCCGAAACGCCCCATCAGGGAGCGGCTCGGCTCTCGCAATCCAGCCAAGGATGCGGAAGTCAAGGAGACGGGCAAACCCTTAAGCCCCGAAAG CTTCACTCCAGAAAGGGAGACGGCGGAGCCGGTCGAGACCAGAAGGGCGGACGACGGCAGCGCCAAGAGGCTCACTTCCAA AGTGTGCGCGTCCGTGGTGCGGGTCCGCCCTCGGCCCCGAGCCAACGCCTCCGCCTCCAACCTGCTGCTGAGGGCCGTCGCCGACGCGCACAAGAGCCTGCTCAAC ATTCCCCCCAAAGTGGAGACGGAGCCGTCCAGGGTGAAGCGGGCGTTGGTGCTGCCCATGCGCCGCTGCGTAGATCCCGAAAAGATCGTCATCCGCGTGGCCGCCGACGGAGGGAGCGACGAAGTGCA GTTCGTGAGCAGCGCGAGGGCGAAGGACGAATACTCGCCGATTTCCTCGAGCAAGAGAATCTCGGACTCGGCCTACGTCCCCACTCGGAACGCCGTCGCCTCCGCCCCCGCTTCCGCCTCCGCCGCGGACGACTCGCTCGTAGTCGATGCCAT aaacatACACAATCCGACTGTCGACAAAGACAAAGACACACAATTCATAGTTACAATGGACGGTTACCACCCGAATGCGTTCCTGGCCAAAAAGCTTATGACGGAAGGTCTATTAGACGACGACGGTGAATCAGAAAAGCTAACTCCACAAACGACAAAGGAAAAAGAGAttaacaaaaaagataaaattgaaCCTGTGAAGACTAAATTAGATGACTTCAAAACGGACGTCGAAATGGCGCCGGTCAACGACATAGTCAACGAAAAGAAACCCGAAGTAAACGAGGAGCCGAAAGAGAAGAAAGAAGGCCCCGTCTCGTCGGCCATCAGTCAGAAGAAACGGTTGAGCGACACGAGCGAAGATAGCGGAACtcaagttattataaaacaggAACACGAAAAGGTCGAAAAGAGAAAAACGGACGTAGTACCGAGTGCGATAGAGACGGGCGTACCTGCGGTCAAAAAGAGAAGGGCGTCGCCGATAGTCTTCGACGTCGATACGAAAGCGAGAGACAGAGACGTGCGAAGAGAGAGGACGGTGAGCGCGAGCAGCGACACTCAGTCCATCTCGCTCACCACCGTCACCGACTCGAACAAATACGACGCGGTGCCTCCGC TGTCGCAGGCCGTGGCAGGCAACGAGCGACGGGGTTCGTGGTGCCGAGCCTTCCCTTCGTGCCGCTTCGGCCCTTCGTGCGCGTTCGTGCATCCTCGCTGCAAGTTCGCGGCCTCCTGCACCCGCCGAGGCTGCGTATACGCACACGACGCGCCCTCCGTGG CCTCCCACGTGGTCCCCGTCGCGAACTTCAAATCCGTTTCGAGTTCGATTCCCAACCTGTGCAAGTTTTATCCGAACTGCTCGAACCCTTCGTGCCACTTCTACCATCCGAAGCCCTGTCGCTTCGGAAAGGGCTGCGCTAACAGGCTCGAGTGCAATTTTTACCACGCAGACGTTCCGGGGAAGATGTATTCCctttga
- the LOC110998320 gene encoding uncharacterized protein LOC110998320 isoform X3, producing MDVVGSEIGQKMRSAIKAKLTELGCYVDNTELFVNWLHQVLKKLQEVTVAAPLKIDKEKAKERSASKDRKSKEKKDKDKSRRSDFLKKSKKKEKEKLLHKKEKKSQKNKKEKRSKSHERIRPNIPPLLMNMEKNSEPSITDVFAGQILKNHGVNLDNYKDDIKITETKVLNKEKRQILPIIDPASMLEPDTNSSEPQNSDSNSIEVPRQSALKEMTEIEAKIQGLKQKLVEQLDSMSDDEDFLTIRTEAEELMNDFAEDVFQEISQPTKAALVVSGDTTIQKNTLKSIPKEPTDRPIEVPKVATERSKDSSAVEVLGIPRDPTETLPQIELNLPKRPIRERLGSRNPAKDAEVKETGKPLSPESFTPERETAEPVETRRADDGSAKRLTSKVCASVVRVRPRPRANASASNLLLRAVADAHKSLLNIPPKVETEPSRVKRALVLPMRRCVDPEKIVIRVAADGGSDEVHRFVSSARAKDEYSPISSSKRISDSAYVPTRNAVASAPASASAADDSLVVDAINIHNPTVDKDKDTQFIVTMDGYHPNAFLAKKLMTEGLLDDDGESEKLTPQTTKEKEINKKDKIEPVKTKLDDFKTDVEMAPVNDIVNEKKPEVNEEPKEKKEGPVSSAISQKKRLSDTSEDSGTQVIIKQEHEKVEKRKTDVVPSAIETGVPAVKKRRASPIVFDVDTKARDRDVRRERTVSASSDTQSISLTTVTDSNKYDAVPPLSQAVAGNERRGSWCRAFPSCRFGPSCAFVHPRCKFAASCTRRGCVYAHDAPSVASHVVPVANFKSVSSSIPNLCKFYPNCSNPSCHFYHPKPCRFGKGCANRLECNFYHADVPGKMYSL from the exons ATAATACAGAACTGTTTGTGAATTGGTTGCACCaggttttaaagaaattgcaAGAAGTGACAGTTGCTGCACCACTAA AAATCGACAAAGAGAAAGCAAAAGAAAGATCTGCATCAAAAGACAGaaaatcaaaagaaaagaaagataaAGACAAGTCAAGAAGgagtgattttttaaaaaaatcaaaaaagaaagaaaaagaaaagctTCTAcacaagaaagaaaaaaaatcacaaaagaACAAGAAAGAAAAGAGAAGTAAGAGCCATGAGCGCATCCGCCCAAATATTCCACCACTGTTAATGAATATGGAAAAAAATTCTGAACCCTCAATAACTGATGTTTTTGCTGGTCAAATCCTCAAAAATCATGGAGTCAACCTTGATAATTACAAAGACgacattaaaattacagaaaCTAAAgtcttaaataaagaaaagagaCAGATTCTACCAATAATAGATCCTGCTTCCATGTTGGAGCCAGACACAAACTCATCAGAACCACAAAATTCTGACTCAAATTCAATTGAAGTGCCGAGACAGAGTGCATTGAAagaaatgactgaaattgaaGCCAAAATACAAGGGTTAAAGCAGAAATTGGTGGAGCAATTGGATTCTATGTCTGATGATGAAGACTTTTTAACTATAAGAACTGAGGCCGAAGAGCTAATGAACGATTTTGCCGAGGATGTCTTTCAG GAAATTAGTCAACCAACGAAAGCGGCACTCGTCGTATCAGGAGATACAACgattcaaaaaaatacactaaaatCTATCCCGAAGGAACCGACGGACCGGCCCATCGAGGTCCCGAAGGTTGCCACGGAACGTTCAAAAGACAGTTCGGCCGTTGAAGTTTTAGGGATCCCCAGAGACCCCACGGAGACGTTGCCCCAAATCGAACTGAATCTCCCGAAACGCCCCATCAGGGAGCGGCTCGGCTCTCGCAATCCAGCCAAGGATGCGGAAGTCAAGGAGACGGGCAAACCCTTAAGCCCCGAAAG CTTCACTCCAGAAAGGGAGACGGCGGAGCCGGTCGAGACCAGAAGGGCGGACGACGGCAGCGCCAAGAGGCTCACTTCCAA AGTGTGCGCGTCCGTGGTGCGGGTCCGCCCTCGGCCCCGAGCCAACGCCTCCGCCTCCAACCTGCTGCTGAGGGCCGTCGCCGACGCGCACAAGAGCCTGCTCAAC ATTCCCCCCAAAGTGGAGACGGAGCCGTCCAGGGTGAAGCGGGCGTTGGTGCTGCCCATGCGCCGCTGCGTAGATCCCGAAAAGATCGTCATCCGCGTGGCCGCCGACGGAGGGAGCGACGAAGTGCA TAGGTTCGTGAGCAGCGCGAGGGCGAAGGACGAATACTCGCCGATTTCCTCGAGCAAGAGAATCTCGGACTCGGCCTACGTCCCCACTCGGAACGCCGTCGCCTCCGCCCCCGCTTCCGCCTCCGCCGCGGACGACTCGCTCGTAGTCGATGCCAT aaacatACACAATCCGACTGTCGACAAAGACAAAGACACACAATTCATAGTTACAATGGACGGTTACCACCCGAATGCGTTCCTGGCCAAAAAGCTTATGACGGAAGGTCTATTAGACGACGACGGTGAATCAGAAAAGCTAACTCCACAAACGACAAAGGAAAAAGAGAttaacaaaaaagataaaattgaaCCTGTGAAGACTAAATTAGATGACTTCAAAACGGACGTCGAAATGGCGCCGGTCAACGACATAGTCAACGAAAAGAAACCCGAAGTAAACGAGGAGCCGAAAGAGAAGAAAGAAGGCCCCGTCTCGTCGGCCATCAGTCAGAAGAAACGGTTGAGCGACACGAGCGAAGATAGCGGAACtcaagttattataaaacaggAACACGAAAAGGTCGAAAAGAGAAAAACGGACGTAGTACCGAGTGCGATAGAGACGGGCGTACCTGCGGTCAAAAAGAGAAGGGCGTCGCCGATAGTCTTCGACGTCGATACGAAAGCGAGAGACAGAGACGTGCGAAGAGAGAGGACGGTGAGCGCGAGCAGCGACACTCAGTCCATCTCGCTCACCACCGTCACCGACTCGAACAAATACGACGCGGTGCCTCCGC TGTCGCAGGCCGTGGCAGGCAACGAGCGACGGGGTTCGTGGTGCCGAGCCTTCCCTTCGTGCCGCTTCGGCCCTTCGTGCGCGTTCGTGCATCCTCGCTGCAAGTTCGCGGCCTCCTGCACCCGCCGAGGCTGCGTATACGCACACGACGCGCCCTCCGTGG CCTCCCACGTGGTCCCCGTCGCGAACTTCAAATCCGTTTCGAGTTCGATTCCCAACCTGTGCAAGTTTTATCCGAACTGCTCGAACCCTTCGTGCCACTTCTACCATCCGAAGCCCTGTCGCTTCGGAAAGGGCTGCGCTAACAGGCTCGAGTGCAATTTTTACCACGCAGACGTTCCGGGGAAGATGTATTCCctttga
- the LOC110998324 gene encoding arylalkylamine N-acetyltransferase 1 isoform X2 — translation MGLADKLPSQLKELNLRPRNISKPAYSLRKLSTSDKGPVIEFLRKFFFRDEPLNLTINLLETPESRCFELEDYAASTLQDGVSVAVVDDQGNFVGMVINGIARREEVDYSDKSDECPHPKFKKILKLLNYLDREAAIWEKLPPTCDTVLEIRIASTHSDWRGRGLMRVLCEESERIAKEIDAGALRMDTTSAFSAAAAERLHYKSVFRVLYSEIPYAPHPDPPHSEARVYLKQI, via the exons ATGGGG TTGGCAGATAAATTGCCGTCACAGCTCAAAGAACTCAACCTCCGGCCCAGGAACATCTCCAAGCCCGCTTACAGTCTTCGGAAGCTCAGCACCAGTGATAAAGGACCGGTCATCGAATTTCTCAGAaa ATTCTTCTTTCGAGATGAGCCCTTAAACCTCACAATTAACCTGCTGGAAACTCCGGAGTCCCGGTGCTTTGAACTAGAGGATTACGCAGCCAGCACTCTTCAGGACGGCGTCTCCGTTGCTGTCGTAGATGACCAGGGCAATTTTGTAGGAATGGTGATTAATGGCATTGCCAGGAGAGAG GAAGTCGACTACAGTGACAAATCGGATGAATGTCCTCACCCAAAATTCAAGAAGATTTTGAaactattgaattatttagaCCGCGAAGCAGCAATTTGGGAAAAGCTACCTCCTACCTGCGATACTGTGCTGGAGATCAGGATAGCTTCCACGCACAGTGACTGGAGAGGACGAGGCCTCATGAGAGTGCTTTGTGAGGAATCAGA ACGTATTGCTAAGGAAATAGACGCAGGCGCTTTACGCATGGACACGACGTCTGCCTTCTCCGCCGCAGCAGCCGAGAGGCTGCACTACAAGAGCGTCTTCAGGGTTTTGTACTCGGAAATTCCTTACGCGCCTCATCCAGACCCACCGCACAGCGAGGCCAGAGTCTACCTTAAACAAATCTAA
- the LOC110998324 gene encoding arylalkylamine N-acetyltransferase 1 isoform X1 yields MAVTSARNIVENNLQEKGHFEHDNERIIEKYTLADKLPSQLKELNLRPRNISKPAYSLRKLSTSDKGPVIEFLRKFFFRDEPLNLTINLLETPESRCFELEDYAASTLQDGVSVAVVDDQGNFVGMVINGIARREEVDYSDKSDECPHPKFKKILKLLNYLDREAAIWEKLPPTCDTVLEIRIASTHSDWRGRGLMRVLCEESERIAKEIDAGALRMDTTSAFSAAAAERLHYKSVFRVLYSEIPYAPHPDPPHSEARVYLKQI; encoded by the exons ATGGCCGTTACGAGTGCTAGAAACATTGTGGAAAACAACTTACAAGAAAAGGGGCATTTCGAACATGACAATGAACGGATTATCGAAAAGTATACG TTGGCAGATAAATTGCCGTCACAGCTCAAAGAACTCAACCTCCGGCCCAGGAACATCTCCAAGCCCGCTTACAGTCTTCGGAAGCTCAGCACCAGTGATAAAGGACCGGTCATCGAATTTCTCAGAaa ATTCTTCTTTCGAGATGAGCCCTTAAACCTCACAATTAACCTGCTGGAAACTCCGGAGTCCCGGTGCTTTGAACTAGAGGATTACGCAGCCAGCACTCTTCAGGACGGCGTCTCCGTTGCTGTCGTAGATGACCAGGGCAATTTTGTAGGAATGGTGATTAATGGCATTGCCAGGAGAGAG GAAGTCGACTACAGTGACAAATCGGATGAATGTCCTCACCCAAAATTCAAGAAGATTTTGAaactattgaattatttagaCCGCGAAGCAGCAATTTGGGAAAAGCTACCTCCTACCTGCGATACTGTGCTGGAGATCAGGATAGCTTCCACGCACAGTGACTGGAGAGGACGAGGCCTCATGAGAGTGCTTTGTGAGGAATCAGA ACGTATTGCTAAGGAAATAGACGCAGGCGCTTTACGCATGGACACGACGTCTGCCTTCTCCGCCGCAGCAGCCGAGAGGCTGCACTACAAGAGCGTCTTCAGGGTTTTGTACTCGGAAATTCCTTACGCGCCTCATCCAGACCCACCGCACAGCGAGGCCAGAGTCTACCTTAAACAAATCTAA